Proteins co-encoded in one Arachis hypogaea cultivar Tifrunner chromosome 13, arahy.Tifrunner.gnm2.J5K5, whole genome shotgun sequence genomic window:
- the LOC112733042 gene encoding uncharacterized protein, with amino-acid sequence MADVPPPSLSELMRMVAELQQANQRMADENQIMAAQIAELNHARIEHNEIHRQRPEDNEHHSQPSHVSETVRADEGQPEDEKDESDELVGPFTEEVMNFELPKRFTLPLTLTPYDGFGDPKKFLKKFRSIMIVNGSISRFQQLAKLFEEHFSGFAIYLHDSDYLNTIKQGSNESLKDYMTRFTKVAISIPDLHPEVHLHATKSGLRPGKFQETITVAKPRTLAKFREKAKGQIDIEELRQAQKSEKPNYRDDDKLLSSKKIFKLTPHFDSYTQFNTKREDIIKEILNSKLIKPPRKAGTYQDTKNVDKSKYCAFHQKHGHNTDNCVVAKDLLERLARQGHLDKYIGGHIQKHITPSTPSDSSN; translated from the exons ATGGCTGACGTACCACCCCCTTCGCTGTCCGAACTTATGCGGATGGTAGCTGAACTACAGCAAGCGAATCAACGAATGGCCGACGAGAATCAAATAATGGCTGCTCAAATCGCCGAACTTAACCATGCTCGGATAGAACATAATGAAATTCATCGCCAACGACCAGAAGATAATGAGCATCATTCCCAACCCTCTCATGTCTCGGAGACCGTCCGAGCTGACGAAGGCCAACCTGAAGATGAAAAAGATGAGTCCGACGAACTTGTGGGGCCCTTCACAGAAGAAGTGATGAACTTCGAATTGCCAAAGAGATTCACCCTCCCACTAACCCTGACACCTTATGATGGGTTCGGAGACCCAAAGAAGTTTCTCAAAAAGTTCCGATCAATAATGATCGTCAATG GTTCCATCTCACGGTTTCAGCAGTTGGCGAAGCTATTTGAAGAACACTTTTCCGGATTCGCAATTTATTTGCACGATTCCGATTATTTGAACACGATCAAACAGGGATCCAACGAAAGCTTGAAGGACTACATGACCCGCTTCACCAAGGTCGCGATAAGTATACCTGATCTCCACCCCGAGGTCCACCTACACGCAACCAAAAGTGGACTTCGACCTGGGAAATTCCAGGAGACCATCACAGTAGCCAAGCCGAGGACCCTTGCAAAGTTTCGCGAAAAAGCAAAAGGCCAAATTGATATCGAGGAGCTCAGACAAGCTCAGAAGTCCGAGAAGCCAAACTACCGAGATGACGATAAGCTCTTGAGCAGcaagaaaattttcaaattaacccCTCATTTTGATTCTTACACGCAGTTCAATACTAAGCGTGAGGAtataattaaagagatcttgaattcaAAACTGATCAAGCCGCCGAGAAAGGCCGGCACATATCAAGATACAAAGAATGTGGACAAGTCTAAATATTGTGCTTTCCACCAGAAACACGGCCACAACACTGACAACTGTGTGGTGGCCAAAGACCTTCTTGAACGCCTAGCAAGGCAGGGACACCTAGACAAATACATCGGAGGCCACATTCAAAAGCACATCACACCTTCCACACCCAGCGATTCCTCCAACTAA